One Brassica napus cultivar Da-Ae chromosome C2, Da-Ae, whole genome shotgun sequence DNA window includes the following coding sequences:
- the LOC106382623 gene encoding probable folate-biopterin transporter 2: protein MVAEDQSLENSGSIHVDKGESRFRNVICGPVRWIKMLSKELHWSFVFGVVSLYGINQGLGGSMGRVATEYYMKDVQKVQPSESQALTAITKIPWIIKPLWGILTDVLPIFGYHRRPYFILAGVLGVVSMLFISLHGNLHLYFALMWMTLSSAAMAIADVTIDACTAYNSIKQSALASDMQSLCSLSSSIGALVGYFMSGILVHLVGSKGVFGLLTLPFALVSVVGIVFSESHVPGFSYKQVNQRFTDAGRAMWRTMKCSDVWRPCLYMYISLALSLNIHEGLFYWFTDSKDGPMFAQETVGFILSIGSVGSILGATLYQLVLKDHPFRGLCLWTQLLFALSGMLDLILVLRLNLKFGLPDYLFIVVDEVVSQMIGRLKWMPLLVLTSKLCPHGIEGTFFALLMSIDNAGIMTSSWLGGVLLHVLKVTRTEFGNLWLAVLVRNVMRLLPLFVLFLVPKGDQNTFKLPSEIMGEDSEEGDEKEEARNLEMASLVHSVDRR, encoded by the exons ATGGTAGCAGAAGACCAAAGCCTCGAGAACAGCGGATCCATCCACGTGGACAAAGGAGAAAGTCGTTTCCGTAATGTAATATGTGGTCCAGTCCGATGGATAAAGATGCTGTCCAAAGAGCTTCACTGGAGCTTTGTCTTCGGCGTGGTCTCACTCTACGGTATAAACCAAGGCCTCGGCGGCTCAATGGGGCGTGTAGCAACAGAGTACTACATGAAAGACGTTCAAAAAGTTCAGCCCTCTGAGTCTCAAGCTCTCACCGCAATCACCAAGATCCCATGGATCATCAAACCTCTTTGGGGCATTCTCACCGACGTTCTTCCCATCTTTGGCTACCATAGACGCCCTTACTTCATTTTGGCAGGGGTCCTTGGAGTGGTCTCTATGCTGTTCATTTCGCTTCATGGTAATCTGCACCTTTATTTTGCGCTTATGTGGATGACCTTATCAAGTGCTGCGATGGCTATAGCTGATGTGACTATTGATGCTTGTACTGCTTACAATAGCATCAAACAAAGTGCTCTTGCTTCAGATATGCAGAGCTTATGCAGCTTAAGCTCTTCCATTGGTGCACTTGTTGGTTACTTCATGAGTGGTATCTTAGTTCATCTTGTTGGCTCCAAG GGAGTGTTTGGCTTGCTGACATTACCGTTTGCTTTAGTATCTGTGGTGGGGATTGTGTTTAGTGAGTCACATGTTCCTGGTTTCTCTTACAAACAG GTGAACCAGAGATTTACAGACGCAGGGAGAGCAATGTGGAGGACAATGAAGTGCTCAGATGTATGGAGACCTTGTCTGTACATGTACATTTCACTTGCTCTTAGTTTGAACATTCATGAAGGTCTCTTCTATTGGTTCACAGATTCAAAGGATGGTCCTATGTTTGCTCAG GAAACAGTTGGTTTCATTCTCTCAATTGGTTCAGTTGGGTCTATTCTAGGAGCGACATTGTACCAGCTAGTCCTAAAGGACCATCCCTTCCGTGGACTTTGTCTGTGGACTCAACTTCTCTTTGCCTTATCAGGAATGCTTGACCTCATTCTTGTCCTGCGTCTCAACTTAAAGTTTGGCTTACCAGACTATCTATTTATAGTAGTGGACGAGGTGGTTTCTCAGATGATAGGACGTTTGAAATGGATGCCGCTGCTTGTCCTCACTTCAAAGCTTTGTCCTCATGGGATTGAAGGGACTTTCTTTGCGCTGCTGATGTCTATTGACAATGCAGGGATCATGACTTCTTCTTGGCTTGGAGGAGTGTTGTTGCATGTCCTCAAGGTGACGAGGACTGAGTTTGGTAATCTTTGGCTTGCGGTTTTGGTTAGGAATGTGATGAGGCTTTTGCCGCTGTTTGTGTTGTTTCTTGTGCCTAAGGGAGATCAGAACACGTTCAAGCTCCCAAGTGAGATCATGGGGGAAGATTCAGAAGAGGGAGATGAGAAAGAAGAGGCTAGGAATTTGGAGATGGCGTCTCTTGTTCATTCTGTTGATAGAAGATAG